The window TGAGTCTGAAAATCCGAAGATATTCCCTACCTACTTGAATATTGACTACTTGATCTCTAAAACTAGAGCATGAGAATTGTCAAGGCATCGGTCATTGGTTTACTATGTGCTGTCGAGTTGAATAAATTTTAATGGTATGCAGCTGATGAAAGTGATCAATTTGACAAGAGATCCAAATACATGATCAGTTTTTCAGGCAATATAGATTTTCAAGCTAGGCTTTGTGTGCCAACACCATCAAACTAGTCTATACCTATtaataaagcgagtaaggtttccacctCAAATTTTGGTTTGGTCCGTCCTGTGTCATTTATAGGTGGAGCTTAGTCTATTCCGTATACAAGTCCGACAACCTTTCATCAATCCCAATCCTAATTGAAACCCGAACAAATTAGTCGGAATCGTAACGGAAGCTGGACAAATCAATCGGAATCTCAATCGGATTTTGGAAAATCAATACCTCTCATGATCACGACACAGTTTGTACACGTAGTGAATGAACACAAAATTAGTGATATTACGTAGATATATTATATTaaccgtagcaacgcacgagcACTATGCTAGTTTGAGTATAATTCACTAAGCCTTACCTTTTCAGATCATCACTAGTGCAACTCTGGAATATGAATTCAGAGTTTCACCGAGAAGAAAACATATCTGATTCAACCGAAACGCATCAAGCTACCGAATTGACGACCCAAACGCCATGTATCTGAAGCGTCGCTCTCGCACTCACGCTGGGCTGGGCCTCACGGTGGGTATCTGAAGCGGCGGCCTGTCGAGTAGAGGAAACGCTTCGGTGGACAGCGACCTGGCGAGCAGCCGGACGGCGTAGTCGAAGGCTCGAAGCTCTGATTCCAACGATCAAGAAAAAAAGAAGCTCTGATTCCAGGTGCCCCGTGAACGCGACCAAGCTCTGCATCTTGCGCGCCATCCTGTCCATCTTCTCCGCGCATCCCGGTGAGCGTGGGCGGGGAAGAGGCCTGTCGCGTCGAGCTGGCGAGCAACTGTTCGGTGCGGCAGGCTCAGAACCGTGCGGCGGCGTGGAAGAGGTCCCGGCACGCGCCGGCCATCCCGGCGAGAGTGAGCACCGGCCATCTCAGTTACACACAACGAACCACGGTGAGTTTATTCTTTCTCTGCGCTCGAAATCACGGCAGAACGACCTCGATAGCGTTCCAGCTCACGGCCATGGAGGCGCGCTATCTGCTCCTCGGCTCAGCGGCCGATGTGTGATGGGGCGATGggcgatcgccgccgccggccggccgggcgtgCACGAAGAGGAGCACGAGATCGCGCGTGCCGCCTCACCGGGCACCGGTGTTGCTATGCAACGACCGACCAGCTGTGCTCGACGGGCCCTAGTACCTCTATCTCCTATGCGGAAGCAATGAACGCTGGCGGCGGAGGTCAGCACGGCGCGCCGGGCATGGgatggacggtaaatgaaataccgtccacccctgggtctGTCAAAACCAGATCGTCAGATCGGTCGTGTACGGTCAGGATCCAACTTCAAGATCGCGAGGCCCTCCCGTTCTCAGTTCTCACGCGCTCGGCTGCTCCAGCGCTATACAACCTTGTCGTGAGGGAGGTAATCGACGGCGCCGCCCACCAGGCACACTGCCGGTTCTCCGGCCATGGACGCACGCTGCACCGACAGACGCCGCAACCGCAGCGTGCATGAGCACGACGCggacggcgagcagcgccgctcTACATTGTGGTCACGACGGCGTGGTTACAATCGGTGCCGCCGGGCAGCCCGAGCTTAGGGGATCGTCAGACGTTCATGGCCACGATCAAGCGCGGTTGAAATGCAGAAAGTCCCGGCGCCGGCCGTGAGGCGTTTGTGTGGATGAAAACGATGATGAACAACTTCTGGCGAGTTCCTTCTATTTCTGCGCTTCGAATCACCACAGGAATACCTCAACGGCGGTCCAGCTCTACACAGCCACGGAGGCACGCTAGCTGCTCCTCGCTTCGGACGGTGTGTGATGGGCGGTCACCGGTCGGCCGGGCATGGCCGTTGACTCGTTGAGGAGCACGTGTACGCGTGTAGTGCCTCACCGGACACAGGTGTTGGTGTGCAAGGACCGGCGAGGTGCGCTTGGAGGGTCCTCGGACCTCTATCTCCTGCGCAGGAGCCGtgaacgccggcggcggggtcagAACACGCGGTTGACATGACATGCGGGTGGACGGCGTTTCATCCGTCCGCCCCATGTGCCTGTTTTTGTCAGTTGGATGACTGGATGACCTTCAACTAACGAGGCACTGccgccttccccttcctctgcgTTCGGCCGAGTGTAGCAACAAGGGCACTCGGCAAGGGGCCATGCTTTGCCGAGTATCTAGTCAAAAACACTCGGGAAAGTAtggatctttgccgagtgcccttgCTGGTGCACTCGATAAAGATGTTTCCGAATATGTCTCTTTACCGAGTGTTTTGATAAAAACATTCGGCAAAGTGCCtagatttcttttatttttattattcgCTCATGTATATGGTACTCCACTCAATATTATCACAGTCAGTTCATATATATCATATTAAGAATACAAGTAGTCCATAAAAGCAAATAAACATTATTATCGTTCATCCACACCGGCAAATAATTCGCAAAtgcaaataaaattttgtatcgTTCATTGAGAACTTAGTAGTCCACAAGTCCAAATACAAGGAAACTCATACAAATCAAGTCCATACAAAGTGTTCCACACCCACAAGTACTCACTGACGTGGTCACGGGGCCACGGCGATGGCTACAAATCCGGGTATTGAGGCCCATCATTTGATGCCGCCGACTGATTCTGCATAAAGAAAAAGATTTTGCATGTGTAAGACAAGATTAAGCTAGGAACATACAAACTTAAATCATTTATACTCACAAGAGTACTTGtaggaggaggtggagcaggAAATAGCGTCGGTGGCATAGGTTGGCCCATCCTCTCGCCAAGACCTTGTATCCACTGAAACATCTGTTCCATCCTCTGTCGCTCGGCCTCCTGCCTCTGTCGCTCGTCCTCCATCCTCTATTCCATCTCCTCCCGTCACCTCCTCTCTTCAATGGATAATAACGATGGCGTTCTCTGGAGACGTCGGAGTGTCCGTCGAAGTGATGCCTGCACCCTTCTTCTTCGCAACCATGTGGTGTGTCGGAACGAACCGCGCGCAAAAACTGTTGGTGGAGGATACCCTTCGGAGCGAAGGGATATCACAACAGCTCAGGAACAGGATCGAAGACTCTCAAAGACAGACGGCGCGAGACTCAGTGACAACACAGTTATGACACAGTAATTGTGCGGCAATAAAAATGTATTGCATGTCCCATCAATGGGAACGTACATGGTATTTATAGCCGTTGGTCCAACTACTTCTTCGCCTATTTACACATTTTTGCCCTTCAACAGCTAGATTCTAAATATTCCATGGTTACAAAAGTAATTTTAGGgtttgtttagatcccaaaattttacacccaaaaacatcacatgaacacatgcatgaactattatataaaatctatttagaaaactttttgtatggatgtgttgtaaatcgcggGACGATctgtgcaaatttttttgtaaatagactttatttaatactctaaattagtaagattctctttcaacactttttgccaaaatgatctaaacacacccttacatCCATCATGGATTACAGCTTGACGATGGATTACAGCTTGACGTCGTCCCACAGCGGACCCACGGACTCTTCGTCTACTTGACTAGTTGACTCTTGGCTTGCTGGACGAAGACTTCGTGGCGCCATCTCTTCATTTCGCAACGTTTGGGCGTGCCGAAAACCCTTCGCCAGTGGGCTTTGTTGACCGAACCCTTCGGCAGCAGGTCTTCGATGTTCCTTGACCGCTGCTTTTTTGCTTGCTGCCGAGCCTCCGCTATCCTTTGGGCACGTGTTCTTCGAACGTGGGCCTTCGGCGCAGGGCCGAAGGCTGAAAGTGGCTTCCCCCAATATGCTGGAACATGGTAACCTTCAGAGcctactttcttttttttttttcttgaaaaactAGCAGGGGCACTGCCTTGTCATTTAAGGAAGGAGAAGCAAGAGTAGCGACTTACAAGTTTGATATTACATAAATACGGTAGTTCTCAAACTCTAGAAAGAAAAAGCCTAACATTAGGTACTAGGATAACTTTGGCCCTGAACGGCCAAAATGAGTGTTAACTTCAAGCTTGATCTCTTGCATGACCTCGGCCGGATTCTTTGTTGTTTGTTCAAACACTCTTCTGTTTCTTTCCTTCCAAAGATTCGAAGCACAATACATCATCAGCCCTGCTTTTGTTTTCCTTGTCTTGTTCGGCAATTGAACGAGCTCCTTTTGCCACCAATCAACTATCTGGATCCCAGGTTGCGGTGGTGTTACCAGATGTTCTGACCAATCAGCCAGTTTGTCCCAAATTTGCCTAGCGAAGTGGCAATGGAGGACCAAGTGTGCTGCAGTTTCTTGCTCGTGGTTGCAAAGTGAACACACTGGATTGCATGGCCAATGCCTGCTCATAAGTTTGTCTGCAGTTAGTATTTTTTTATTGCACCAAAAGCCAAGCAAAAAATTTGTGCTTGCCCTCCGATTCCGCCTTCCAAATGTACTCTCCATGGAAATTACTGTAGGACCCCAAGGAATTGTGCACTGTAAGCTGATTTTGGTGTATATTCACCATTTGCTGTCCATTTCCAAGTTATTTGATCCGGTTGATCAGTCAACTGAATTTCCTGCACTGCATCCCAAAGGCTGACGAAGTCTGCCATTTCAGAGACCGATTGCATACGCCACAATCATCTGGTCCAATTCTGATTTTGAAACTCCTCCTTAACTGTCTTGTTTTTCCTCCATGCTAGCTTGTGTAAGTCAGGGAAAAGGTCCATCAGCGCTTGACCATTTAGCCAACTAGACTGCCAGAGCTGCTTTCTTGCATGCAGAGGGTTAAGTAGTGTCAACTGAAAATCAACTGGAGCAAATGGGATGGGAGCTGGGTTGGTGCAACCGAAGAAATCTACATTGTATAATTGCTCTCtagtggaagacatcatgagcTCTCGGAAAAGAGAGAACGATGTCGAAAAAGGAAAGCAGGGGCCATGAGTTGAGTGGAGCATCCAAATCAAGGAGGCGACATATGCATTAATCTACCATGTCAAATCAAGAGCCAATCAGGCAATCAAGCAGCTGGAGTTGGTAAGATTGTAATTGCACTGACCAAATCAAATGCGAAGCAATCATATTTGACTCTTATCGAGACCATCTAGAAACCACTGAAACTTCAGAAGGTTATGTACGTGTACAGTTTCGTCCTATATCTCAACAAACTGGGAATCCCTTAAGACTCGTGGCTTAAACGTTTGTTGAAAGTTGGAACCACCAGTTCTAGCATAGTTGAAAACGGTAGGAAAAACACAAAGAATTGATTCGCCATCCAATTTTCTCATCACGGTCGAGAAATACAACAGGAAAGGATTGCATCGGAGATCCATACTCATGTGATCACACAAGCTGATTCTGGTATCTTGTCAAAAGCCAAAATGAGATCTTCTAAAACTTTTTCTTTACATGTATAGTAATAATAAAAGTTTCCATAGATATCTAGCTAACTCAAATTTAACAAATGAACAATCACAGGGTATGGTAGACTTTTTGCCAGGAGCCCAGGAGACACCAATCACCATAGCAGTACTACGATTGCCAGAACCGCAGAAGAAACACACAATCAAGTGCATATTAAGGCATGTTTGGCCACAAATTTATAATATTAAAACCATATACGGTAGCAACTAGCAACAATATAAGGCAGACAAAATGGTTCAGTCTCATAATGGTTGTCATACAAACATGGTTAAATAGGGAACAAGTGCATAACCAAAGAGTTTCAGAATGCAACTTTTGCATCTGAGCTAGACACATGCATATGCTATCCCAAGGTGCCAAGCTGCAAGCAGGTGCTTCCCAATCTCCCATGCCCTTTATTCCTGAAACACACACACAAAGAGAGACATCAGAACAATGAAAATGGCATGAATCTTCAAGGAAATTGCAACTGATAATACTTACCCCTAGTCCCTATGTACATACTCCTATTGCAGGCCTTTGAATTTCTCAATAGAAATCGCCAGTGGCAGGCATGTCATCAAAGCTCCAGAGATCCATGTTGCTCATAACATCCTCAGATCCATCAAGGTTCAGAAGGTTATCAATTGACTCACTTGCACCATCATCCAGAAGAAACCTCATGTAGGGTTCTAAATCTGTCAGCCCATCAGTGAGATCAACTGCATTGTTCCCCATAACAGAAGGCACCAGTGAGTTGTTCAAATTGCTGTTGACAAATGCAGACTCATCACCTTCAGCTATGGTGGAAATGGGAGCAATGGATGTTATGTCTGAAGTCTTGGTATCATTCTCCCAGCTCAAGTCTGAGCAATCAAAAGAGTTACTTCCCTGGTCAGAGTGCAGATTCATAACTGGATCCTCAGTAGGACTAGCAGAGTTCATTGCTGGATGAAATGGCATATTGGCATGCTGAACAAATTGCTGGTTTGAGGTGTAGTCAGCAGGTGGGTAGAAAGATGCATTTGCGTTGGCAAGGTTGTTCACTGCTGGTTTGACAGTAGGCTTCTGTTCCACACTTAACTTGGGTGCTTTAGCGGCAGCTGGGCCACTACGACGCTTCTGAGAAACTGTTGGTGCATCAGGGAAGTTAACCTTGGCCTTCTTACCACGGATCCTGCGTGCTTCAGCATCATAAGCTCTTGCAGCTTCCTCAGGACTGTTGAAAGTACCAAGCCAGACACGAACACCCTTCTGAGGATCTCTGATCTCAGCAGCCCACTTACCCCAAGGGCGCTGGCGGATGCCCCTGTATTgattctttctcttccttttgGCTGACCTTGCTGCAGGGCCATCATAACCAGCAGTAATCATGGTGCTTAAGCCATCTGCAAAGGGGAACACAGGATATCTAAGTAACATGATATCTTTTGGTCAAATATAGATTTATTTGTACATCGAAGATCACTATCACAATCCACATTTTCACCATGTACATAAAGCTTTCATATTTGCAAAAGGCACAGTTCAACTCACAATCAAATAGGAAAGGCAAGAATTCTTAAAAACAAGCCTGGTCACATCATCATTATACATTTCAGATCTATAACTTCCAGTCTTCCACTGCAGACAATGCAGCACATGAGATATTTCATTGTCAAATCGAAAGCATAGGCACATAGCTATAAATTTACATTCAGGGTAATGCAACATCAACTAAACAAACTCATTTCCAGACAAGAGTTCATAAATTTTACTACCTAAAGTCACACCAAAGATCCGCAGTGTGACTCTCAATTACCTAATAGTAACCATATTGGTGATCAATCAAAGAAATTGAGCTCAACTTTGCAAGATCAAACTCGCAAGGAATAGTCGTACGCAGACAATGTGAAATAGCAGATGAATGTGAATATATGCTATGCTCAACACCTAAATCCTGTAGACTAGGCGGTGAACAAAGTCCAGAACTAAAATCTCATGGCAATAAACAGCTATACCGCCGTGAAACCAGGAACTCAAAACTATGGCACACAACAAAGGGAAAACTCGTATCTAATGCAATCATTGATGAACGTAACAGTTCAAGCCCACAAAAGGCAGAAACCTCAGATCTAGCATtcaaaaagacaaattttcccCCACCCGAATCCCAGGTGATGGAATCCTAGACATCCTATGCCGCTACCGGCTTCAGAATCCTAGCACGTACAAGCATGAAGCTTAGGGCCAAATCGGGCCACTCAAGCACATCCAATCAGCTCCAGAATCCCCAACCCCCTAACATCCAGCCTCGGAATACCAATCTAccgattttctatttcttcctCCTCAATTCAACCACCAAATCCGCACCTACTCCCCAAAATTCCTCAAACCACCCCTAGATTCTAATCGTCTACAAGAATCAAGCACAAAAGGCGTACACACCTACATAAACTAAGGCGCCCGGAGCTATGCCGATACCTTTGGAGGAAGTCCTCTTGGCGGCGAAGGGCTTGATCTCGAcgacgtcgtcgtcctccccctccccgaGCTCCAAATCTGACTCGTCGGAGTCGCCCTGGAAGTCCTCGAAGTCGGCCTCGAAGTCCTCATCCTCCTCAGCCAGGAACCAGCGCCTACCCCCGCCGGCGCTCCTCTTGGGCTTCTTCTTCTCCTGCCAGAGGTCCCGCTCCGTGAGCCGGCGCGGGCCCGGCTGCTTGGTGAGGTTGGCGAGGATCGCACCGCCGCACATGGCTCAGTCGTCGTAGGGAGCTCCGCCACCGCACGCCAGAACGAGCACAGTAAAAGAAATCGCGAgttgcgagagagagagagagagagagagagagagagcgaaaTGGCAAACGAGTTTTACCTGGGCGAAATGTTGGAAGCGCGGACGGGGGTGGGACCTATATATTGCTGGCCGCCGCTGAGAGCAGTGGGTAGGCGAGGCGCAGCCGCGTAGGTGCCGGGACGCGCGGTGGGGTCCCCACGTCAGCCGGTGGAAGCGTGAAGCGGGCGTAGAAACGGGCAAACGGCAAAGGCAATAGGCAAAATTTCAAGTTCCCCCTTGCAGATATTAGTTTTACGAATATATCCCTGAAGCAATAAGTAAAATGTCGTGGTTTAAGGGCATGTTTGGTTCACATGAACGTCGTCAGTCGTCACGCTGAAAGCCCAACGCGAAGCACCTATTTTGGCCATTGCTTCCTTTGTGATTGTACTTTGGCGTGATGCATTGGCGTAAAGATGCAAACCGTCCTTTTTTCTTGCTAAAACTTAAAAGCGTACTTCATTAGCAAAACTTGCAGCGCCTCTAAAACCGCGGTGtggtaagagcatctccaaaaaatTAGTTAAAAAGAATAGTCAAATTTAGTAATTTAGCTACTCTCTAAAATAGATTTGATAAGAAAGTACTAGAGTAATCCAACAAACTCTATAAAGATGGCTAGTGAGGTAGGCTATCTAAAAAAAGAGAGCAAATAAGGTGGGATGAAGAGCCACTAAATTTGGAGGGTCATTTACAAAGTCCATTGGAGACCATTTTTCTTTAGCAATAGCCAAATTTACATTCACAAAATGATTTAGCTAATCTCTTGGACATACTCTAAGGTCGGAAAAATAATCAAATAGGTTGCATATCAAAATTAAGTTGAGCAATCGTAGGAAAATATGAACGAGTTGGCATAAATATAGAATATTTAACATGATTTCGTGGTTTGATAAAAAAATAAGTGACCATGACCACTGCAGTTAGAGTATAGTTCTTTTTGTATATGAAAAGATTTAGCCTGATATATTCTAGCAAGAAATCTATATGCTACTAGTATCAAGAGCAAAATCCCTTAGCTTTAGAAACGGAAAAGGCATGTACTAATAAATTGTAGTAGTAAAATTTGCATATTTCACCTTTTTACATATGTACAGCTATACAAATATACCCCCTAAGTAATAGTCACTCTCTGGGATTTAGGACGTGCTTGGATCACGTGAAGGTCGGATCACACCAAAAGCCAAGCGCGAAGGATCAGCTTTGGCCATTGTCTCCTTATGATTATACCTTTGGCGTCTCGCATTTGCGTATGCATCTTTATACTGCAAAACGTCTGTTTTTCTCACTAAAAACTTAAAATTATACATCGTCCGCAAAACTTGCGGCGCTAAAACCGCAGCGGGGTTGGGTTGGGAACTAACCAAACCGGTCAAGAGTCGAAATGAATAGGTCCCCAGACATTAGAAAAATTGAATGTGTTAGATAAATATGGAATATTTAGCATGATCTTGTGgtttaataaaaaaatgatCATGCCCACTGCAGCTACTAGTATCAAGAGCAAAATCCCTTAGCTTTAGAAACGGAAAAGGCATGGATGGTAGCAGGAAGTTGTAGCGGCATAATTTCCATATTACACCCTTTTACATTTGTATAACTTTATAAATATACCCCTTAAGTAATAGGAACTTTCAGATTTTAGGATGTGCTTGGTTCATGTGAATGTCATCACGCCAAAAGCCCAGCGCGAAGGATCCGCTTTGGCCATTGTTTTCTTGTGATTATACCTTTAGTGTCCCACATTTGCTTATGCATCCTCATGCTGCAGAAGCATCCATTTTTCTTGCTAAAAACTTAAATAAGTTGAGTAATAATCTTAGGAAAATTTGAATGAGTTGgcatataaatataaaatattttgcaTGATCTCGGGGTTTAATAAAATGTAAGTGATCTTGACCACTGCAATGAGAGTATAATTCTTTTGTTTATGAAAAGATTTAGCCTGATATATTCTATCAAGAAAATCTGTTTGCCAGTTGTATCATGAGCAAAATCCCTTAGCTTTAGAAACGGAAAAGACATGGATGGTACTAGTAAGTGGTATCGGTAAAATTTGCATATTACACCCTTTTGCATAAGTATAACTTTACAAATATACCCTCTAAGTAATAGGTACTCTTTTGGATTTTAGGACGTATTTGGTTCACGTGAATGTTGTCACGCAAAAAAACCCAGCCCAAGGACCCGCTTTGGCCATTGTTTCCTTGTGATTATATCTTTGGCGTCCCGCATTCGTGTATGCATCTTCATACTGCAAAGCGTCCATTTTTCTCACTAAAAACTTAAAGCATACTTCATTCGCAAAACTTGGGGTGCTAAAACCGCGGCGTGGTTGGTCGGGAAACTAACCAAACCGGTTTGAATCGAAATTAATAGGTTAGCATAAACATGGGATATGTAGCATGATCTTGTGGTTTAATAAAAACATAGGTGATCACGACCACTGCAACTTGAGCACAATCctttttgtgttatgtaaaaaaaattagccTGATATATTGTAGCAAAAAAAAGTTTTATGCTACTAATATCAAGAGCAAATTCCCTTAGCTCTAGAAACGGAAAAGATAAGGACGGTACTAGTAAGCTATACCAGGGGGTATTTTCATCTTCCGCCCTACAGATATATATACAACTTTACGAATATATTTCTTAAGCAATAGGCGTGGACTTAGGATTTAAAAGGGTATGTTTGGTTCACAATGTGCAGCACCCGCTTTGGGCAATTGTTTACTTTGTGATGTGCACCTTCGTTGTGCCGCATTCGCGTAGACATCTCCATAACAATGCAAAAAGCATCCATTTTTCTCACCAAAATTAAATGAGCATGCTTTATTCGCAAAACTCGTGCTGCTGCTGAAATTGTGTCATGACGGGGTTAGGAACCTACTCAAAATCATAGGAACTTAGGAGATTTGAACGAGTTAGCATAAACGAGCAACACTTATATGATCTCGTGGTTCAATCAAAGTCAATGACAGATCATGCGAAATGCAACAAGAGTACAATCCTCTTGTTTATGAAAAGATGTTTTAGCCTGATCTTTTCATGCGAGGGGATTTATGCGCTACTAGTATCAATATTTCTTCCCAAAAAGTCAAGGAGCAGCCAAGGAGCTCATGGCGCAGTGGCGAAGGCCACTAGGCGGGAGGCTCCCACCCAAGGTTCGAATCCTAGGTGCGATATCTTAAACTTCGGAGGTCTTTCTTGAGGtacttctttcaaaaaaatatttctccCCAAAAAATTTCTGGTTCCAATATAGTGCATGCTTGGCATTGATCTTCGTATCTCCCCTAAATTTTGATCTTCGTGTCAAATTCTGTATTAAAGTCTAAAGCTCGTCGTCATGCCCGGTCTACAAAAACTCTCTGGAAAACCCTTGTTCGTATACCGTAGCATATTGTACGTATTAGTCACTAGTCAGATGTTCCCGTTCTGTGTGGTCAACGTCAGCGACTCCGCTCCtcactgaaaaaaaaagaagagccaGGTGCAATAAAAAAATATCTTGCAGCGAGTCCTGACATCTTTCGTGGCGATTTCGCCCACGTTTCTTTGCCGTCGAGTCCACCGCTAGACCGTCCCCTCTCGTCTATCTCCCTGTCGGCCGGCGAAAGCAACCCGTGCCCAACTCCCCGATGGATCGCGGCGCTAACCCGTGCCCAAATCCGAAAGGTGACGCTGACGCCTCGTGCCCCTCACCCCTGGCGCTCCATCTTGGCTTGTGTTGTGCACGCGACGGGATGGATCGAGTAGTGTAGAACGGAAGGCGCGTGCGGCAACCACGTTTCTGCACTGTGCCCGTCTCTTGAGGTCTCTGGGCTCTGGCACTAACGAAGTCGCTGTCGAGGCACGAGTTTATTTGACGGAGTTTTTACAGTCCGTGCGGCGACCTTTCTGAAAGAGGTAGAGGAGGGTACTGAATGCCCGTGACCTTGATGAGAAAGTAGCTAGCGGATGCAATTTGCTATAATTTTTTGCAGATAATTACTGTCTCACCTAATTCTCTTTTGACCGACCAGGCGGCGATCGGCCGTTCATTCTTTGCTCTGATCAAACTTAGGCTGTGCACAGTCAATTGTTGAGGCCAGCTAGCTAGGTGCGTAGAGTCCGACGTGTAAATGTCCTTGCTTGTCAAACATTAGTCTGCCAATGGCTGTTCGGCTTATCTAGACTTGGTTTGTCTCGACTTGTCTCGGTTTATTTCCTCTCACagaatactattcattctaccagTCCTACACTATTCATGCGGTCAGAGCTCCTACTGTAAATGCAGACTAACTCGTCCAATGAGCCTAGGGAGTTTGGCTATTTGCCTTCATCTGCACGCACTCAACTGCTGTGATGTTCTAGCTCCAGTTTCTGCAGAGAGAACCATTCAGCAGTTGCTGTCACGGACCAGATCGATCGAGCACGTGGTGATCTTCTTGCTCAACTGTGTAACGCGGCCTTAATCCTCATCGAACACGTGCTCTCAACCTTGACAAAAGAAAGCACGGGCGTGCTTAACCCTCCAGAAAAGAAGCACGGGCTGTTACCTCGCCATCACAAATAGCCAGCTACACCACAAGCTCCTTTTTCTGATGCGTTGCTGTCTGTGTGCCTGTGTGCTGTACTGCTGTGAAGCCCTGGACATGGGCCTCTTGCAATTTCTTAGCACTTGTCTCAATCTGTCCGTGACATGGGCAACCGTCATTTTGGTTCTTGCTACCATAGTCGGGAGGTTGGCGAGCCTTGCCGTGGACCTTGCCGGGCCCTCCATTTTTGACAGCCAACTCGATTTGGTGCAAGAGCCTACGACACCGGTTGGTACGGTAGGAGCGTTCCTGCCTGCCCGTCTGAAAATGAGCAGCGAGCACTAGTGTAACTTTCTACTGCAGCCGTTGCTGATCAGGTTCTGCTCAATACTGCTTTTTCTTGCATTGGAACGAAAAGGAAAGGACTCTTCTGCTGGAGTGTTACTGTAGCTTTAGGACTTTGTGTGCACGAGCGCTGAAAAGTGAGCGCCTGTACAATCCTTTCCATTGCCCAACGTGGACTCGGGGTGTTTaacccgtcacatcaaatctttgaacacatgcatgagacattaaatatagttaaaaaataattaattacacaatctaactgataatcacgagataaatcttttaaatctaattggtttataattagatattatttgtcaaataataacGGAATGTGCTACCGTATCAaaacccaaattttttcaccgactaaacacaccctcaatCAACGCGGTGCAGCTGCTGCAACCCCATTCTGATTTTTGGTACCCACGTCGAGTCATCGATCAAACATTCATCAACAACgaggaagaaaagagaatgCAGGACC is drawn from Panicum virgatum strain AP13 chromosome 1N, P.virgatum_v5, whole genome shotgun sequence and contains these coding sequences:
- the LOC120657398 gene encoding ethylene-responsive transcription factor 1-like; this encodes MCGGAILANLTKQPGPRRLTERDLWQEKKKPKRSAGGGRRWFLAEEDEDFEADFEDFQGDSDESDLELGEGEDDDVVEIKPFAAKRTSSKDGLSTMITAGYDGPAARSAKRKRKNQYRGIRQRPWGKWAAEIRDPQKGVRVWLGTFNSPEEAARAYDAEARRIRGKKAKVNFPDAPTVSQKRRSGPAAAKAPKLSVEQKPTVKPAVNNLANANASFYPPADYTSNQQFVQHANMPFHPAMNSASPTEDPVMNLHSDQGSNSFDCSDLSWENDTKTSDITSIAPISTIAEGDESAFVNSNLNNSLVPSVMGNNAVDLTDGLTDLEPYMRFLLDDGASESIDNLLNLDGSEDVMSNMDLWSFDDMPATGDFY